In a single window of the Candidatus Krumholzibacteriia bacterium genome:
- a CDS encoding cytochrome c: MSRWIVRTLIILFLATLVPLSMIARDRGRSSGSPRISVIWDMDQMPSFGSQSENPLFEDGRSMRPRIEGTVARGDLEGSEAFRLGKESGDWVKGFPLPVEQDLLERGQERYGIFCAPCHGYSGYGDGMVARRALELQEPKWVPPTDLHTEIVVKRSEGELYHTIDRGIRNMPAYGKQISVKDRWAIVAWIRVLQRSQNARLQDLPAEERATLR, encoded by the coding sequence ATGTCGCGCTGGATTGTACGAACACTGATCATTCTCTTCCTCGCCACGCTTGTGCCCCTGAGCATGATCGCAAGGGACAGGGGAAGAAGCAGCGGCTCCCCGCGCATCTCGGTGATCTGGGACATGGACCAGATGCCTTCATTCGGCTCCCAGTCGGAAAACCCGCTCTTTGAAGACGGGCGTTCCATGCGTCCCCGCATCGAGGGAACGGTGGCTCGTGGAGATCTTGAGGGGAGTGAGGCCTTCAGGCTCGGCAAGGAATCGGGGGACTGGGTCAAAGGCTTCCCTCTCCCCGTGGAACAGGATCTTCTGGAGAGGGGGCAGGAACGCTACGGTATCTTTTGTGCTCCCTGCCATGGCTATTCCGGCTACGGCGATGGCATGGTGGCCCGGCGTGCCCTGGAGCTTCAGGAACCGAAGTGGGTTCCTCCCACGGATCTGCACACTGAGATAGTTGTCAAGCGAAGCGAAGGCGAACTGTATCACACGATTGATCGCGGAATCCGGAACATGCCGGCCTATGGAAAGCAGATTTCCGTGAAGGACCGCTGGGCCATCGTTGCATGGATCCGGGTTCTTCAGAGAAGCCAGAATGCCAGACTCCAGGATCTTCCCGCCGAAGAGCGGGCCACGCTGAGGTAG
- the ctaD gene encoding cytochrome c oxidase subunit I — MSNYLNCEKGLKSWLFTLDHKRIGVMYLIAILTFFLLGGIFAMLLRTELVSPEQVMMSADTYNRVFTLHGAVMIFLFIIPSIPAALGNFVLPLQLGAKDVAFPRLNLLSFWLYVIGALFAAYSLFTKAVDTGWTFYTPYSTTSNSSVISMVTGAFVLGFSSILTGLNFIVTIHKMRPRWMSWFKMPLFLWSLYATALIQILATPVLGITLLLLIAERVMHVGIFDPAMGGDPVLFQHFFWFYSHPAVYIMILPAMGIISELMTTFSRKPIFGYKAIAYSSVAIAFFGFMVWGHHMFVSGQSALANMIFSLLTFSVSIPSAIKVFNWLATLYKGSIRLDSPMLYALSFILLFAIGGLTGLFLGTVATDVHLHDTYFVVAHFHYTMMGGTLIAFLAGLHFWWPKMFGKMYNELAARIALLMIFLGFNVTFFTQFFMGSKGMPRRYFHYPAEYQGAHQLSTIGSYLMALGFVLIAIYLVQSLLRGKKAPANPWGASTLDWATTSPPIHHNFESTPEDEGDPYNYKKLRWNAETANWDRSKGGP; from the coding sequence GTGTCGAACTACCTGAATTGTGAAAAGGGACTGAAGAGCTGGCTCTTTACGCTGGATCACAAGCGAATTGGCGTCATGTACCTGATTGCCATCCTCACCTTCTTCCTGCTCGGTGGCATCTTCGCCATGCTCCTGCGAACAGAGCTGGTTTCACCCGAGCAGGTGATGATGAGCGCCGATACCTATAACCGCGTCTTCACCCTCCATGGCGCCGTGATGATATTCCTCTTCATCATCCCCAGTATTCCCGCTGCACTCGGGAACTTTGTACTCCCCTTGCAGCTGGGTGCAAAGGACGTGGCCTTTCCGAGGCTGAACCTACTGAGCTTCTGGCTCTACGTGATCGGAGCACTTTTTGCTGCCTACTCCCTGTTTACGAAAGCAGTAGATACGGGTTGGACCTTTTACACTCCCTACAGCACAACGAGCAACAGCAGTGTGATCTCCATGGTCACGGGTGCTTTTGTCCTTGGCTTCAGTTCCATTCTGACCGGACTGAATTTCATCGTGACGATCCATAAGATGCGCCCCCGCTGGATGAGCTGGTTCAAGATGCCTCTCTTCCTCTGGAGCCTTTATGCGACGGCCCTGATCCAGATTCTTGCGACTCCTGTGCTGGGAATCACTCTCCTGCTCCTGATTGCCGAGCGCGTCATGCATGTGGGTATTTTCGATCCCGCCATGGGAGGCGACCCGGTTCTCTTCCAGCACTTCTTCTGGTTCTACAGTCACCCGGCCGTCTACATCATGATCCTTCCGGCGATGGGAATCATCTCCGAGTTGATGACCACCTTCTCCCGAAAGCCCATCTTCGGTTACAAGGCCATCGCCTACAGTTCCGTGGCCATCGCCTTCTTCGGCTTCATGGTCTGGGGACACCACATGTTTGTCAGCGGGCAAAGCGCTCTGGCGAACATGATCTTCAGCCTGCTTACCTTCAGCGTCTCAATTCCCTCGGCAATCAAGGTGTTCAACTGGCTGGCCACTCTCTACAAGGGCTCGATTCGTCTGGACTCGCCGATGCTCTATGCCCTGAGCTTTATTCTCCTCTTCGCCATTGGCGGCCTGACGGGACTCTTCCTGGGAACGGTGGCTACGGACGTTCACCTGCATGACACCTATTTCGTGGTTGCCCACTTCCATTACACGATGATGGGAGGCACCCTGATCGCCTTTCTGGCGGGACTGCACTTCTGGTGGCCGAAAATGTTCGGGAAGATGTACAACGAACTGGCGGCCCGCATCGCTCTTCTGATGATATTTCTTGGCTTCAATGTCACCTTTTTCACCCAGTTCTTCATGGGCTCGAAGGGCATGCCCCGGCGCTATTTCCACTACCCTGCCGAGTACCAGGGAGCGCACCAGCTATCCACGATTGGTTCCTACCTGATGGCCCTGGGCTTTGTCCTGATTGCGATCTACCTGGTGCAAAGTCTGCTTCGAGGTAAGAAGGCCCCCGCAAACCCCTGGGGCGCCTCGACTCTGGATTGGGCCACGACCTCTCCTCCCATCCATCACAATTTCGAGAGTACTCCTGAAGATGAAGGAGATCCCTACAACTACAAGAAGTTGCGCTGGAATGCGGAGACCGCAAACTGGGATCGAAGCAAAGGCGGACCATGA
- a CDS encoding DUF3341 domain-containing protein — protein MSQEKLFGYLVEFETAGDLMKAAEKVRVAGFRKWDCHTPFPVHGLDDAMGLDETRLPWIVLLSGASGAFLGMLMQWWMNAVDYPLNISGKPLWSIPANIPVGFETTVLMAAFGAFFGMLALNGLPRLHHPVFGSERFRRATDDRFFISLESRDPSFDEKRTLEFAKTLSSLPVERLED, from the coding sequence ATGAGCCAGGAGAAACTCTTCGGATACCTTGTGGAGTTTGAAACAGCCGGCGACCTCATGAAAGCTGCCGAGAAGGTTCGCGTTGCGGGTTTCAGGAAGTGGGACTGTCACACTCCTTTCCCCGTGCACGGTCTGGACGATGCCATGGGACTTGATGAAACAAGGCTTCCCTGGATCGTGCTTCTGAGCGGAGCGTCGGGCGCTTTCCTGGGCATGCTCATGCAGTGGTGGATGAACGCTGTGGATTACCCACTGAATATCAGCGGAAAGCCTCTGTGGAGCATCCCTGCGAACATTCCGGTGGGCTTTGAGACGACGGTTCTGATGGCGGCCTTTGGCGCCTTCTTCGGGATGCTGGCCCTGAATGGATTGCCCCGCCTGCATCATCCCGTTTTCGGAAGCGAGCGTTTTCGACGCGCCACGGATGATCGTTTCTTCATCAGTCTGGAATCAAGGGACCCTTCCTTTGATGAGAAACGCACTCTGGAGTTTGCAAAGACCCTGTCTTCCCTCCCGGTTGAAAGGTTGGAGGACTAG
- a CDS encoding quinol:cytochrome C oxidoreductase, with protein MKQHSVDMSNEKLQIGELSSKVSRVSGITGLLFLAAAAIFGLVLAEDATRFFASWLLSFVFFLSLSLGALFFVLIQHVTSASWSVVVRRLAEGIAGNFPVLLILFLPILGGMDLLYHWSDAEAVAHDSLLQWKEPYLNLPFFCARMAFYFLAWIAVSLYYRKTSIQQDASGDPALSIRMKRLAAPSLVIFALTATFVSVDLLMSLDAHWFSTMFGVYYFAGSFLSFLAALSILAVWLQERGFLVRTISIEHYHDIGKFSFAFVVFWAYIAFSQYMLIWYANVPEETTWFLARQTGQWEAWSWLLLFGHFVIPFLGLVSKRLKRRGRTLLPWAIWLLLMHWVDMFYLVMPVFGESGVLPLSILDALTFTGFAGLYVAGLFRTLGKSALIPLKDPRLQDSISFENA; from the coding sequence ATGAAACAGCACAGCGTAGACATGAGCAATGAGAAGCTCCAGATCGGGGAACTTTCCTCAAAGGTGAGTCGTGTGTCCGGGATCACCGGGCTTCTCTTCCTGGCCGCTGCCGCCATTTTCGGTCTTGTTCTGGCCGAGGATGCCACCCGTTTTTTCGCCTCCTGGCTTTTGAGTTTTGTCTTCTTTCTGAGTCTCTCCCTGGGCGCACTCTTCTTCGTTTTGATCCAGCATGTAACAAGCGCCAGCTGGAGTGTCGTTGTAAGAAGACTGGCAGAGGGAATTGCCGGAAACTTCCCTGTCCTTCTGATTCTCTTCCTGCCCATTCTCGGAGGAATGGATCTTCTCTATCACTGGTCTGACGCGGAGGCCGTTGCCCATGACTCCCTGTTGCAGTGGAAAGAACCCTACCTGAATCTCCCCTTCTTCTGTGCACGCATGGCCTTCTACTTCCTGGCCTGGATTGCTGTTTCTCTCTACTACCGGAAGACCTCGATTCAGCAGGACGCCAGTGGTGATCCGGCTCTGAGTATTCGCATGAAACGGCTGGCAGCCCCCTCACTGGTGATCTTTGCCCTCACTGCGACCTTCGTAAGCGTGGATCTTCTTATGAGCCTTGATGCTCACTGGTTCAGCACCATGTTCGGCGTGTATTACTTCGCAGGGAGCTTTCTCTCTTTTCTGGCCGCGCTCTCAATTCTTGCCGTCTGGCTTCAGGAGAGAGGATTCCTGGTGCGGACGATCAGTATCGAGCACTATCACGACATCGGGAAGTTCAGTTTTGCCTTTGTGGTCTTCTGGGCCTACATCGCATTCAGTCAGTACATGCTGATCTGGTATGCAAATGTGCCGGAAGAGACCACCTGGTTCCTTGCACGGCAGACCGGGCAATGGGAAGCTTGGAGTTGGCTCCTTCTTTTCGGTCACTTCGTGATCCCCTTTTTGGGCCTGGTATCCAAGCGCCTCAAAAGGAGAGGGCGCACCCTTCTTCCCTGGGCGATCTGGCTTCTGCTGATGCACTGGGTGGATATGTTCTACCTGGTCATGCCGGTCTTTGGGGAGTCGGGAGTACTGCCCCTGAGCATTCTGGACGCGCTGACCTTCACCGGTTTTGCGGGCTTGTATGTGGCCGGGCTGTTCCGGACCCTTGGAAAGAGTGCGCTGATTCCCCTGAAGGATCCGAGGCTTCAGGATTCTATCTCATTTGAGAACGCATAG
- a CDS encoding carbohydrate-binding family 9-like protein, which yields MRLFLVLLCLASLAMAFDRPMIETPPETYLCYQTSDSLIIDGVPEEGSWQSAKWTREFVDIEGDLKSAPMLRTQIRMLWDERFLYINAVMEEPDLWATLEERDAVIYQDNDFEVFIDPDGDHHAYYELEINALGTEWDLFLVKPYRDGGPALHAWDIAGLQTAVALFGTLNDPTDRDKGWSVEIAIPWSVLSEAAGRPSPPDAGDQWRMNFSRVEWDLWVEDGQYVKLDLPEHNWVWSAQGLVNMHYPERWGIVQFSRWKAGEGEDPFLQDPAFEIRKRLMNVYYLQKEFHEISGRYASDPLALGIEDQELELLPAPGGFLAMIGDWRVDEESRLWRESP from the coding sequence GTGAGGTTATTTCTGGTTCTACTCTGTCTTGCCAGTCTTGCGATGGCGTTTGACCGCCCGATGATCGAGACTCCGCCGGAGACCTATCTCTGCTATCAAACCTCAGATTCCCTGATCATTGATGGAGTTCCGGAGGAGGGTTCCTGGCAGTCTGCCAAGTGGACCCGGGAGTTTGTGGATATTGAGGGGGACCTCAAGTCCGCCCCGATGCTTCGCACACAGATTCGAATGCTCTGGGATGAGAGATTTCTCTACATCAACGCAGTCATGGAAGAACCGGATCTCTGGGCTACGCTGGAAGAACGCGATGCCGTGATCTATCAGGACAATGACTTTGAGGTCTTTATCGATCCCGATGGAGATCACCACGCCTACTACGAACTCGAGATCAACGCCCTGGGAACCGAGTGGGACCTCTTTCTGGTGAAACCCTATCGGGACGGGGGTCCCGCCTTGCATGCCTGGGACATTGCGGGGCTGCAGACAGCAGTCGCACTTTTCGGAACCCTGAACGATCCGACAGACCGGGACAAGGGATGGAGCGTGGAGATTGCCATCCCCTGGTCTGTGCTGTCCGAAGCGGCAGGCCGCCCGTCTCCGCCGGATGCCGGCGATCAATGGAGAATGAACTTCTCCCGGGTGGAGTGGGATCTTTGGGTCGAGGACGGTCAATATGTGAAGCTGGATCTTCCCGAACACAATTGGGTCTGGAGTGCGCAGGGTCTGGTGAACATGCACTATCCGGAACGCTGGGGGATTGTGCAGTTCTCCCGGTGGAAGGCCGGTGAAGGGGAGGATCCCTTCCTGCAGGATCCTGCATTTGAGATCCGCAAGCGCCTGATGAATGTCTATTACCTGCAGAAGGAGTTCCACGAGATCAGCGGTCGCTATGCATCCGATCCCCTGGCTCTGGGGATTGAGGATCAGGAACTGGAGTTGCTTCCTGCTCCCGGTGGCTTTCTCGCCATGATCGGAGACTGGCGTGTGGATGAAGAAAGCCGTCTCTGGAGGGAATCTCCTTGA
- the coxB gene encoding cytochrome c oxidase subunit II, whose protein sequence is MALIRIFAFGMPESASSVAGQVDSIFNFILWVSVFFFVMIVGLMAIFLVRYRYREGVEPEDSPSHNIRLELLWSAIPLVLVLVMFVVGFKTFLNMDVLPGKSYEVQVTAQKWRWLFTYPNGYTDDVLHVPGDRPVSLIMRSEDVIHSFFVPAFRLKRDVVPGRYTKLWFTATETGEYPVYCAEYCGTSHSDMTTTIVVHESGEFAEWLENAANNLADLPPAEAGALVFNRGGCAACHSINGTASVGPTFQRLFGSMEALEGGGSVRVDENYILESIKDPAVRVTRGFQPVMPTYQGRFSDAELNYLVEYIKSLSEE, encoded by the coding sequence ATGGCACTGATTCGCATATTTGCTTTTGGCATGCCCGAGAGTGCTTCATCGGTGGCCGGCCAGGTCGACAGCATTTTCAACTTCATCCTGTGGGTCTCCGTTTTCTTCTTCGTCATGATCGTGGGACTGATGGCGATCTTCCTCGTCCGTTACCGGTATCGGGAAGGAGTGGAACCGGAAGATTCTCCCAGCCACAATATTCGTCTGGAGCTTCTGTGGAGTGCCATCCCTCTGGTACTTGTCCTGGTCATGTTTGTGGTGGGTTTCAAAACTTTCCTGAACATGGATGTTCTCCCGGGGAAGAGCTACGAAGTTCAGGTGACTGCCCAGAAATGGCGTTGGCTCTTTACCTACCCGAACGGCTATACGGATGATGTCCTTCACGTGCCGGGAGATCGCCCGGTCAGCCTGATCATGCGATCCGAGGATGTGATCCACAGTTTTTTCGTGCCCGCCTTTCGATTGAAACGGGATGTCGTCCCCGGCCGCTATACCAAGCTCTGGTTCACTGCAACGGAAACTGGCGAGTATCCGGTCTACTGTGCAGAGTACTGTGGAACCAGCCATTCGGACATGACCACGACTATTGTGGTTCATGAGTCCGGGGAGTTTGCAGAGTGGCTGGAGAATGCGGCGAACAATCTTGCCGATCTTCCACCCGCAGAAGCCGGTGCCCTGGTCTTCAACCGCGGGGGCTGTGCGGCCTGTCATTCGATCAATGGAACCGCTTCTGTAGGGCCCACTTTCCAGAGGCTATTCGGGAGCATGGAAGCTCTGGAAGGCGGCGGCAGTGTTCGAGTGGATGAGAACTACATTCTGGAGTCCATCAAGGATCCTGCTGTCAGGGTTACGAGAGGCTTCCAGCCGGTCATGCCGACCTATCAGGGACGCTTCAGCGATGCGGAACTGAACTATCTGGTCGAGTACATCAAATCTCTTTCCGAAGAATAG
- a CDS encoding cytochrome C oxidase subunit IV family protein, whose product MSNHASGHIVDARVLVGVFLALAFLTFVTVAVTWVDLGSFNIVLALLIAAFKASLVLLYFMHLRYDRPINAIVFLTSVVFLVVFVGLALLDTMQYAGDIISA is encoded by the coding sequence ATGAGCAATCACGCGAGTGGCCACATTGTCGATGCCAGAGTTCTGGTCGGGGTTTTTCTTGCCCTGGCTTTCCTGACCTTTGTAACTGTGGCGGTAACCTGGGTGGATCTGGGGAGTTTCAACATCGTCCTGGCTCTGCTCATTGCCGCATTCAAGGCCAGTCTGGTTCTGCTCTACTTCATGCACCTTCGCTACGATCGCCCGATCAATGCCATCGTCTTTTTGACCAGCGTTGTGTTTCTGGTGGTCTTTGTGGGGCTGGCATTGCTCGATACCATGCAGTATGCGGGGGATATCATCAGCGCCTGA
- a CDS encoding cytochrome c oxidase subunit 3 family protein: MRKSFLAHHFDNESQQFESGKLGMWLFLATEILLFGGLFVVYAVYRANHPEIFVYAHQFLDRTLGALNTIILISSSFTMAWAVRMAALGRQRALLISLILTLVLAGGFLGVKFVEYEHKWKHGLLWGKKYQPVEHVEEGAAPAEQEAEDTADGIPISPSGEESGSLLPEASPAPPGLVLGDHSADTHDVVPKNVHIFFGIYFLMTGLHGIHVLVGMGLILWIALRSRKGDFGAEYYTPVDLVGLYWHLVDLIWIFLFPLLYLIR, encoded by the coding sequence ATGAGAAAGAGCTTCCTGGCGCATCACTTCGACAATGAATCCCAGCAGTTCGAATCCGGAAAACTGGGGATGTGGCTCTTTCTGGCCACGGAGATTCTTCTCTTTGGAGGACTCTTTGTCGTTTATGCGGTCTACCGTGCCAATCATCCAGAGATCTTCGTCTATGCTCACCAGTTTCTGGATCGCACCCTCGGCGCCCTGAATACAATCATCCTGATCTCCAGCAGTTTCACCATGGCCTGGGCTGTCCGCATGGCTGCCCTGGGTCGCCAGCGCGCACTGCTGATTTCCCTGATCCTTACTCTGGTCTTGGCAGGCGGCTTTCTGGGTGTGAAGTTTGTCGAGTACGAACACAAGTGGAAGCACGGCCTGCTCTGGGGCAAGAAGTATCAGCCGGTCGAGCATGTGGAGGAAGGCGCGGCTCCCGCAGAACAGGAGGCGGAAGACACTGCCGATGGGATTCCGATTTCTCCTTCAGGGGAAGAGTCGGGAAGCCTTCTCCCGGAAGCGTCCCCGGCGCCACCCGGACTGGTTCTGGGAGACCATTCTGCGGATACGCACGATGTGGTTCCAAAGAATGTCCACATCTTCTTCGGGATCTACTTTCTGATGACCGGACTGCACGGTATCCATGTTCTGGTAGGAATGGGTCTGATCCTCTGGATCGCATTGAGAAGCCGCAAGGGCGATTTCGGCGCAGAGTACTACACTCCCGTGGATCTGGTGGGACTGTACTGGCATCTGGTCGATCTCATCTGGATCTTCCTCTTCCCTCTGCTCTACCTGATTCGTTAG
- the cyoE gene encoding heme o synthase: MIKRIKVLLELSVVRLTALVALTAVLGYRLADVPDKNLASILAVSLGTALLSAGGNALNQCMEADTDALMKRTCNRPLPAGRIALGSAARWALFLALGGFALLLLFTNPLTAGLGLLALAIYLFAYTPLKKRSSLNTVVGAVSGALPPMMGWTAASASLDLGAWILGLLLFLWQIPHFLALAWLFREDYAKAGFRMLPGLDPSGRITSRVAFLYIVLLLPLISGFYLSGLAGLVATLGGLSLCLFFLLRAWQLMQNPNARNARRLFLASVIFLPLLIVLLLADPGTGKPAERISPPAIVASH, from the coding sequence ATGATCAAGAGGATAAAGGTTCTGCTGGAGTTGAGTGTTGTACGGCTGACGGCCCTTGTGGCTCTTACTGCTGTGCTGGGATATCGCCTCGCGGATGTTCCGGACAAGAACCTCGCGAGCATTCTCGCCGTGAGCCTTGGAACTGCCCTTCTCTCTGCGGGTGGCAACGCTCTCAACCAGTGCATGGAAGCGGACACTGATGCGCTTATGAAGCGCACCTGCAATCGTCCCCTGCCTGCGGGAAGGATCGCTCTAGGTTCTGCCGCCCGCTGGGCTCTCTTTCTTGCTCTGGGAGGCTTTGCCCTTCTCCTGCTCTTCACGAATCCACTGACCGCAGGTCTCGGACTTTTGGCCCTTGCAATCTACCTCTTCGCCTACACCCCCCTGAAAAAGCGAAGTAGCCTCAACACCGTGGTAGGCGCAGTTTCCGGCGCTCTCCCCCCCATGATGGGCTGGACCGCTGCCAGCGCATCTCTGGATCTTGGTGCGTGGATCCTGGGACTGCTTCTCTTCCTCTGGCAGATCCCCCACTTCCTTGCCCTCGCCTGGCTCTTTCGTGAGGACTACGCAAAAGCAGGGTTCCGGATGCTGCCGGGCCTGGATCCCAGCGGACGAATCACCTCCCGGGTGGCGTTTCTTTACATTGTCCTGCTACTGCCCCTGATCAGTGGATTCTATCTGTCGGGACTCGCCGGGCTCGTTGCGACTCTGGGCGGTCTGAGTCTCTGCCTCTTCTTCCTGCTACGAGCCTGGCAACTGATGCAGAATCCAAACGCCCGGAATGCGCGAAGGCTCTTCCTGGCCAGTGTGATCTTCCTGCCCCTTCTGATTGTCCTTCTTCTGGCCGATCCGGGCACGGGAAAGCCGGCAGAGAGGATCTCCCCGCCGGCGATTGTCGCAAGCCACTGA
- a CDS encoding SCO family protein: MSFRFSYRLGLLLLALAILPVLGERQESEPAELEGIGIDDRAGAQLPLDLVFRDSRGEMRELGEFFDGEHPVLLSLVYYNCPMLCNLVLDSMIAGLRDLEWSAGEEFSILTVSIDPRDSVEDSAQKRSHLLASYGREGSEDAWKLLTASSEVTRALADSLGFRYRFDEETGEYLHAAGIFALSPDGKLSRCLYGVDYPERDLRLSLLEAGEGRIGKARDHFLLYCFAYDPEQGAYSLQAMNIMRAGGSLTLLLLGAFLLKRKRRADESL, encoded by the coding sequence GTGAGCTTTCGATTCTCATATCGCCTGGGCCTGCTTCTTCTTGCACTTGCCATTCTGCCGGTTCTCGGAGAGAGGCAGGAATCCGAGCCTGCCGAACTGGAAGGGATCGGAATCGATGACAGGGCCGGTGCGCAACTGCCGCTGGACCTGGTTTTTCGGGATTCCCGTGGCGAGATGCGAGAGCTGGGGGAGTTCTTTGACGGAGAGCATCCGGTACTTCTCAGCCTTGTCTATTACAACTGCCCGATGCTTTGCAATCTGGTTCTCGACTCCATGATCGCAGGACTCCGGGACCTTGAGTGGAGTGCCGGGGAGGAGTTTTCCATCCTCACCGTGAGTATCGACCCCCGCGACTCGGTGGAGGATTCCGCTCAAAAGCGTTCTCATCTCCTGGCAAGCTATGGCCGCGAAGGCAGCGAAGATGCCTGGAAACTGCTCACCGCTTCTTCGGAGGTAACCCGTGCTCTTGCCGATTCGCTGGGCTTTCGCTATCGCTTCGATGAGGAGACCGGCGAATACCTTCATGCAGCAGGTATCTTCGCTCTCAGTCCCGACGGGAAGCTCAGCCGGTGTCTCTATGGCGTTGATTATCCGGAACGCGATCTTCGGCTTTCATTACTGGAAGCTGGAGAGGGTCGAATCGGAAAGGCGAGAGACCATTTTCTGCTTTACTGCTTCGCCTATGATCCAGAGCAGGGGGCTTACTCGCTGCAGGCGATGAACATTATGAGAGCGGGGGGAAGTCTCACCCTGCTCCTGCTTGGTGCTTTTCTCCTTAAGAGAAAACGCCGGGCTGACGAGAGTCTCTGA
- a CDS encoding COX15/CtaA family protein translates to MFFDPERRAALLTFGFLVTVDMWIWAYLGHLPGFLWPSWLILLLMLACLPLGGFLAARWSGGGVQKGAMVGLLASLLNLLILGSLLKEAGSWATLFLCGNLLLGVLLGGLGGFLSRDSGDWEAPDWNSGFTAVVSLSTFFLLVAGGLVTSKEAGLAVPDWPNSFGTNMFFYPLSKMSGGIFYEHSHRLLGSLVGLGCLVLALHLSASRVSSRLKRMAWFVLLAVSFQGLLGGLRVTGNLTLSQEAADLSPSILLAMVHGVFGQLVFALLVMAAVLMSRSWRVREEKSDRSERRALNLLIAALLLQLSLGVLVRHLAWGLWIHIAGALLVFLVGLTVAARFWEHAEKRGLFRPMGKGLAALLVLQLCLGVIAAIVIFTPLRENSTGLEVLVSTGHQALGALLLALVFSLRAWASRKETV, encoded by the coding sequence ATGTTCTTTGACCCCGAGCGCCGTGCGGCACTTCTAACTTTCGGTTTTCTGGTCACGGTGGATATGTGGATCTGGGCCTATCTGGGTCATCTTCCCGGATTTCTGTGGCCAAGCTGGTTGATTCTCTTGCTCATGCTGGCCTGCCTTCCCCTGGGGGGCTTCCTTGCGGCCCGCTGGAGCGGGGGAGGAGTGCAGAAGGGCGCAATGGTGGGGCTTCTGGCCTCTCTGCTCAACCTTCTTATTCTCGGGAGTCTTCTGAAGGAGGCCGGTTCCTGGGCAACCCTGTTTCTGTGTGGAAATCTCCTCCTGGGAGTTCTCCTCGGTGGGTTGGGCGGCTTTCTCTCGCGTGATTCCGGGGACTGGGAAGCCCCGGACTGGAACTCCGGTTTCACTGCTGTGGTTTCTCTTTCGACCTTTTTTCTGCTGGTGGCCGGAGGCCTGGTGACCAGCAAGGAAGCAGGCTTGGCCGTTCCGGACTGGCCCAATTCCTTCGGCACGAACATGTTTTTTTATCCCTTGTCGAAGATGAGTGGCGGCATCTTTTACGAGCACTCCCACCGACTGCTGGGTTCCCTTGTAGGCCTGGGTTGCCTTGTACTCGCCCTGCATCTATCGGCCAGCCGGGTTTCTTCTCGCCTGAAGAGAATGGCCTGGTTTGTCCTGCTGGCGGTTTCTTTTCAGGGTTTGCTGGGGGGCTTGCGGGTGACGGGAAACCTGACCCTGAGCCAGGAAGCGGCGGATCTTTCTCCGAGCATCCTTCTTGCCATGGTGCATGGGGTGTTCGGCCAACTGGTTTTTGCGCTTCTGGTGATGGCAGCGGTCCTGATGAGTCGAAGCTGGAGGGTAAGAGAGGAGAAGTCGGACAGATCGGAGAGAAGAGCTCTCAACCTTCTGATCGCGGCCCTCCTCCTCCAGTTGTCTCTCGGGGTTCTTGTCAGACATCTGGCCTGGGGACTGTGGATTCATATCGCCGGAGCCTTGTTGGTGTTTCTTGTGGGCTTGACGGTGGCTGCCCGATTCTGGGAGCATGCAGAGAAACGGGGACTGTTTCGGCCGATGGGGAAGGGCCTTGCGGCTCTTCTCGTTCTTCAACTCTGTCTGGGAGTGATTGCTGCTATTGTGATCTTTACTCCCCTGAGAGAGAACAGCACTGGATTGGAAGTTCTGGTGAGCACGGGACATCAGGCACTGGGAGCCCTTTTGCTGGCCCTGGTTTTTTCCCTGCGTGCATGGGCTTCAAGGAAGGAGACGGTGTGA